The genomic window TTTCGTCACATTTCCTTTTGGCAACATTGTTTCCTCTTCGATGAGGACTGCTGCGTTGTCTTCGAATTTTACACTGAGACCGTTTGGTCTTTGGAATTCTTTTGCCTGTCTTACGACTACTGCGTCGAAAACCTGGTGTTTGACTTCCTGGTCTCCTCTTAGTATTTTTACTTTGACGATGTCGCCGACTCCTGCACTTTCTCGGCGGCTTCTTCTTCCTTTCCGGCTTTTAACGCCGATAATCTTCAGTTCTTTTGCTCCAGAGTTATCTGCACATGTAAGCTCTGCTCCGAGGTCAAGAGTTCTTGTAATGTTAGATCCTAGTGGCTTCATAATTTATTCCTCTCCTTCTTGCTCTTCATCTTCGATTTTCTCCATTACTACATGGCTTTTAGTCTTAGAGATCGGTCGTGTCTCGCCAACTTTGACCGTGTCTCCTTCTTCCAGTTCCATATCTTCAGGCACATGGACTGTTATCTTTGTGTTTCTTCTTTCTTTTCTCTCGTATTTTGGGATTTCTTGGGTGTGCTCCCATCTTACAGTGGCAGATTTCTGCATCTTGTTGGAGATGACTCTGCCTGTAAAGACTCCTCCTCGTACTTCGTATTCTTGACTCATTATTGTTTTTTCACCTCAAATAGTTTCCCTGCAGCATACAGATTTAGAAATCCGACTCAAGCACTGGTACAAGCGATTTTGCCAGTAAAGTCGAATCCCTATCTGCAGTCTCGCCCCGAAAGGCGACTTTCAGCAGGAATTCAAACATACAGCCAACCGAATGACTGTAACAAAAGAAAAGAAGACAAACCTTAAAAAGGGTGTTAGACCTGTTCCCACTTATCAGGAATACTCATCTTAACCCTGTCCTCAGGCCGTTTCTTGATAATATCTCCCTTAATCCTGATCTTTTCCTCACCAAGTTCAAAGACAAAAGTCGTGCCTTCCTTCTCCACCCATTTATCCTCAATCCTCAGCATGTCACGGGTCTCATCCAAGACCTCACCAGAAATACCTACCTTGTTGGAATCAGGATGTTCTTCTATCTCCACTCGGAGGCCAATCAGTTCGTGTCTGGGAAGATTTTCAGGTGTGCGCGGCATAGAAGTTTATGGGTCAGGAAAGTTTTTGGAAGTTCTTCTTGAGTTTTGATTTCAGTTCTTCCTCTTTCTCTTTGTATCTGTCCTCTTCCCAGTCTGAGGAATAGTTCGGAAATCCTGCCATATTCCACAGAGTAATAGCGTAAAGGTAGAGGTTTCTTCTTTCCTGGAACTCTTTATCTGTTTCAAGCTGTTTTTCTTGCCTGTATCCTTCGTACAGTTTCTTCTTTAGTTTTTCTTTCTGTTCTTCCGGCAGAAAATCCAGGTCGCCTTCAATGAGGTCGTATTCGGTTTTCACTAAGTCGTATTCATTGTGGCCTGCTCTGACATGGCTCCAGTCGATCAATGCATTTATTTTATCGTCCTTTATGAGCAAATTGTCTAGCCTGTTGTCCTGATGAAGTAGAACCGATTTCGGATTTTCAGGTAATTCATCCAGATTCTTCTTGGCTTCTTCAGTGTACAGCTCCGGTTTTTCATCCCATTTATCTTCTATTATGCTTTCTGTAGCATCTATCAATCCTTCTACCGACCAAGTCCATTTATCCGCTCCATCCAGCATTTCAAGGCCTTCTCCCCTATCAACTAGAACACCGTACTCGTCGAAACCTGTGTTTTCATGGAATCTAGCCAAGATTTCTCCATACTGGAATATTATGCCCTCTAATTCACTTTGCGAAAATTGTTGCTTATATTGGTCTGCAGACTCTCCTTCCAATTCTTCCATGACAAAGAAATCTTCGTGGTCTGAGCCTTCGGAGAAAGTTTCCAAAACTACTTCAGGAGTATTTATCTCAGTTTTTTCGTGTAGATTCTTTAGGACTTCTGTTTCGGCACGAAACCTCTCACTTTCCATGCCCTCATGATTAGTGTGAATTTTGAGAATGTAAGTCTGAGCCTCAGAAGAGAGTTTGTAAATAGTGTTTAACCCCTCTCCAACTTCTTCCCAATCTAAGCCAGTCCCTAGTTCAGATTCGATTTCATCTTTCAGATCTTGATTCAAAATATTCCTCCTCCAATATACTCATCCAGATGACATCTTTCCATTTTCCATCCACATATTTGTAGTGGCGTTCACGACCTTCTTCCTGCAAACCAGCCTTCTCTTGTATTCTCCGGGAGGCTTCGTTTCCTTCGATATATCCTCCACGAAGTTTGTGTCGATTAAGTGTTTCAAAGGCGTATTTAACAACTAATTGTGTTGCTGTACTTCCTATTCCCTGACCATGGAAGTCCGGATGTATGCTTATGCCGAACTCGCTTTTCCTGTACGGTTTTTCCAGCCCTCCCAGTGAAATCTCTCCTGCTTTTTCTCCTTGATATTCTATCAGGAATTTTACAGTATCTTCGTCTTCCGAAGCTGCTTCGATAAAATCTTCCTCCTGTTTCAAGTTTACAGGTCTAGGCGGCTTTCCAATAGTACTTCTAACATCCCTATGGTTAATCAACTCTCTGAGAAACTCTGCATCATCGTTCTCTATCGGCCTCAGAACCACATCATCCTTTTCCAAAAACTTAGACTTCATTGCCATTCACCTTGAAGAATACCCAGATAGACGACATCTTGATAACTGCCTTGTGCATATGTATGTTCTCTGAATTCGCCTTCCTTCTGGAATCCTAGTTTCTCCCAGATACCTATTGAGGGCTGGTTCTGTTTCTGAGCTCGGGCATAGACCTTATGATAATTGAGCTGGTTGAACGCATGGTCTGTCAATAATTCCGCGGCTTCAGAGCCAAAACCATTGCCGTGGAACTCAGGATGAAGCCAGATGCCCAGCTCACCAATCTTGCCTTCATCCTCTTGATCAATCAACGAGATTATGCCTTTCGGATATCCGTCTTGACAGATCATCAAGTTAATGGAGTCGTCCTTGGAGACTACCTCCTCAATAAATTCTTTCTCATCATCCAGGTTTTGTGGACGAGTATTGCTCATCCAGACCCTGACATCTGGATGATTGACGCCATCCCTCAAGAACTCAGCGTCCTCTTCCTCAATTGTTCTAAGATTTATTTTTTCTCCTTTCAAGAAAACTGTTCCTGGCATACACATTCTTTCGAGTTTGGTGTGTAAAAAAGATTCTGAAGATTACTTGACTGCTTTGACTACTTTGAAATTATCTTGCAGGGCTATTTGTTCAACCCTGTCAAATTCCTGGCCCAATTGGGCCTGGTAGTTCATATTTTGATTGTAGACTAGCCAAAAACTCCCTCCTTTTTCCAAAGAATCATGAGCTTGGCTGAAAATCTTCTCTGTGATTCCTTTGCCCTGATGAGTAGGCGGATTAGAGATAATTAGATCGAATTTTCGGCCTGAAAATGCATCTAAACAATCACCTGTCTTAACCTCAAAACATTGGATATCGTTTCTCTCCAGATTTCTCTTTGCGTATTCTGTTGCACGGACACTGTCATCTGTCAGGAATAAATCCGCATCCGACATCTTTGCTGTAAATACTGAGATCGCGCCGTATCCACAGGCTAGATCCAAGACCTTATCTGGATTGGAGAGCTCTAAGTTTTCCAGCAGAATTCTTGTTCCTTCATCAAGTTTGCCATGAGAAAACAAGCCTTCAGAAGAAGTGAAATCAGCTTCAAATCCGTCTACTTCAGACCGAAATTCCTTCTCCAAGTCCAGTTCAGATAGAGAAAAATTTGATTGGGGTTTAAACCGGTAAGCTCTAATTGCTCCTCTACTACCAATTTTCTGAACATCGCCGGCATCTTGGAGGTGTTTCCGGTATCTCTTGATTCCGGATTTCTTCCTGCCTGCTAGGAAAATTTTTCCGTTCTCAGTTAGTTTTTCGGAGGCGTAAGTTAGTCTGTTCTTAACCAAATCAACCGGTTCGTAGTCTGCTGGCGCATAAATTATCTTGTCAAATTCTTCCTGAATATCTTCGACAGCCTTGTTCTCTACATTAAAGCCTTCCACTTGATTCCCTTTGGCATTCTTTTTGGAGAATTCACAGGCTCTGCTACTCGTATCCTGCATAACGGTAAACTCTGCTTTATCCCCTAAAACTGCTCCAAGAAAACCATAGCCGGACTGAATTACAAGTATTCTGTCAGTTTTCTCTACTTGGACTTCATCCACCAGAAGCAATTCTTCGTCTCTGAAACTGTTTTTGGAGTTGAGACCATCAGCTGATTGAAATCTGTAGATGTTACCGTTTTCCCGAGATTTGAGCTCTAGTTCGTACTGAGATTTCATAGAAGTAAAAGTAGAGGAAATGTGGGTTGAAGTCGTTATTTGACTTCGATGTTTGTTCTTGAGAAGCCTTCGTCTTCTAGGATGTCGACGATTCTTCTTCTGTGGTCGCCCTGGAGTTCTATCTGTCCGTCTTTGTGTGTTCCTCCGCAGGCTAGCTTGGTCTTGAGTGTTGATTCCAGGTCTTTGATGTCGCTTTCGTCGTCGAGACCTGTGACAACTGTCATCTCCTTGTTGTAGCTTCTTGAGTCGAGTTTGACTGTGATTTGCTGGTCTTCACGCGCGATGCTGTCGCAGACGCAAAGATCCTGTGGCATTCCGCATTTTGTGCAGGTATCTGACATTGGATGATCTTTTCTAGTTGTTTCGTTCGTTGAGAACTGTTTTGATTCTTGCAATGGTTTTCTTCATTTCCTTGATTTGACCAGGGTTGTCGGCAAAGCCACCGACTTCGATCTGACCACGTTCCTGTACAAGTTCTTTCTGTAGGTCGCCGATTTGTTCCTTTAGTTCGGAGTCGTTTTTGTCTCTAAGTTCTTCTGCTTTCACGGTTAGATACACCTTTCAGTTCTTTTAATCCTTCTGGGTTTCAATCCAGTCTTTGAAGGTTTTACGATCTTTGTTGTCTTCTTCTGCGTGAAGCAGTGCGTCGAAGTCTGGTTCACTCATATCGTTGATTGCTTCTTTAGCGTCGCTGATTGTGCCTGAGACGATTTCCTCGATTTCTTCTCCTATTTCTTCAAGTTCTTCCTCTACTTCTTCAGCAGCTTCTTCGACTTCATCTTCTGCCTCTTCAGCGATCTCTTCGGCTTCTTCCTCAAGGTCTTCTACTTCCTCTTCTACTGCTTCTGCGTCTTCTGCCATCTCTTCACCGGTCTCTTCCTTGACTGCTTCGACTTCTTCTTTGACTTCTTCCACTCTTTCTTCGACTTCTTTCTCTAGTTCTTCCATGTCTTCGACGGATTCAAATGCGTCTCTGACTTCGTCTTTAGAGATATCGTCAGTTTTAATCTGTTCTTCTTTGGTTTCTATTGCTTCTTCAAGTGAAGCTGATGTCATGTCTTCTGCTTCGACGATGATTTCCTGGATTCTGTCAGCTTTTTCTCTCTGTGTCTCTTCTACAGACATGTGTAGGACTTCTTCGCTTACATCTACATCTCTGTGCAGGAAGTCTGGCATCTCTTTCATGATTCTTACTTTGACGCCAATTGCTCCTGGTTTGGTCCGTGCTAGTTCGTATCCTTTCTGGACATTGTCTTTTGATGTATTTCCGCATCTCTTGACATATCCGAAGGAGAATTTCTCTGTTCTTCCACGGTTCCCGGAGAGCTTCCCTGTAATCTCTATTTCTGCTCCGATTGCTCCTGCTTCCTTCATTCTTCTGAGGTAGGTGTATCCTACTCTCTTGGCGTGTCCGCCTTTTTCAAGCCAGTCTGCGATGCTTTTTGCTACTACTTCTGCGTTGGCATCTGCGTCTTCAATTTCGTTGACTTCGATCTGAGGGTTTTCGAAATTGAAAGCTTCTTCCATGTCAGAAGTTAGTTCGCGGATTCTGCTTCCGCCTCTTCCGATGACGAGACCTGGTTTCTGTGCATGGACCACTATCTTTGTGCTTGTCGGCGTTCTTTCGATTTCTGCGTGACTGTAACCTGCTCCTTCTAGTTCGTCTTCTAGGAACTCGTGCAGTCTTACTTTCCGTGCTCCTTTCTGAATGAATTCTTTTTCTTGCATTATTGGTTCTCACCTTGTGTGTGAATCACTGAGACAACCTCTGATTTTCGCATTATTTTTCACCTACGATGACATTGACATGTGCTGCTTTGGTTTTGCGGCCTCTGAATCGTCCTGGTGTCGCGTATTCATTTCCTTTGTTGGTAATGACATTGTCGACATGGAGTGCTCCTGTGTTGAGCCCTTGATGTTCTGCGTTTGCAGCTGCTTCCTGTACTAGTTCTAGCATGTGTTCTGCTGCTTTGACAGGGAATCCTCCACTGTCTCCTGCTCCTGATTTGTGTCCTGCATCACTGTCGAACTTTGTGTATGGGACATGTAGTTCTTTCTCAATTACTTTTTCCAGTTTGTTTTCTGCTTTTTCCACTGTGTCTCCTTTAATAAAGCGACCAATTTCTGTGCTGTCTTTCCAGGAGATCGGCATGTTCTTGCCAAGTGCTCGTGCCTGATGTGACTCTATCTCAATTGAGTTCATTTAGGCATCACTTGAGCGGTACATGCTTTGAGGATCTCGTTGCACCAAGTCCTGGTGCGCTGTGAGATACCTGTTTTCTGGTTTTTGCGAACTCTCCGAAGTAATGGCCGATCATATCTTCTTCGATATCTACTTCTTCGAATCCTTGTCCGTTGTAGATCTCGATTGTTTTTCCTACCATTTCTGGGAGGACAATCATTCCTCTGAGATGTGTCTGGACTCTGTCCTTGTCTTCTAGTTTTTCCAGTAGTTTTTCTTCGTTTTCTCGAAGACCTCTTTCTAGTTTACGCCGTGCTCGGGCGTCCATGAGTTCTGCTAGTTCGTCGTGACTCATGTCTTGTAGTTCTTCGAGTGTTTTTCCTCTGTAAGTAAAGTCATCTGTCATGCTGGTTCACCTAGTCGTTGTTCTGTTTTCCGGAGCGTTTGGCTCCGATGTTTCCAACTTTGCTTCCTGGTGAAGCGTGTTTGGAAACTGTTTTTGGTTGTCCTGGTTTTGCTGATCCACCGAATGGGTGGTCGACTGCGTTCATGGCTACTGCGGAAACTGTTGGGTACTGTTTTCCACGAGCCTTTGCAGCCTTGGATGCGTTTCCGGCCTTGACAAATGGCTTGTCTTTTCTTCCGCCGGCTGCAACCTTTCCAATAGTTGCTCTGCATTGAGTATTCATTTTCTTGAACTCGCCACTAGGAAGCTGAACTCTGACACTGTCTGCTTCATGTGTTACTACAAATGCGTATGTTCCTGAGCTCTTGACTAGTTTGCCTCCGTCGTTTGGCTGAAGTTCAATGTTGTTAATTGGTACTCCTTCTGGGATTTCTCCTAGTGGAAGTACATTTCCTGGTTCAACAGGAGCTGATACTCCTACTTCTATTTCGTCTCCTGTCTGTAGGCCTTCTGGTGCTAGGACATTTCTTACTTCACCGTCTTCGAACTCTACTTTGGCGACAGGTGCTGTCCTTGCTGGGTCGTGGACCAGGTCTACGACTGTTCCTGTGATTTCTGCGTTTTTGTGTTCCGCTGTTCCTTTGCCGTTACGGCCTGCTTGGAACTTTGGACTTCCTTTTCCTCTTCTCTGTTGTTTTAGTGGGCTTCCCATTAGTTGAAAACACCTCTGTGTTTTCGGCTACTCCGAAAATCTACGATTTTCATCGTTAATTCACCTACATCATTCCTAGCTCTGTGGCTAGGTCCATTGCATCGTCGCTTGGACTTAATCGGACGAATGCTTTTTTCTTTGCTGAAGATGTTATGTTTGTATTGACTTTTTCTACCGTCACATCGAACAATGTTTCTATTGCATCTTGGACTTGGTTTTTGTCTGCTTCTAGGTCGACCATCAGTACTAGCTTGTTCTCCTGGTCGATCATGTCCATTGCCTGTTCTGTCATGTGCGGATTTTCAATAACTTCCCATGCTCTATCTACTTCCATTTTTGTTCACCTATTGGTACATTCCATCTTCTTCAAGTTTTTCTACTGCTTTTGTGCTCCAGACTGTAAGTCTTCCTGGTGTTGCTCCTGGAGCAAGTTTCTCAGCGTTCAGCTGATCGACTTTGGAGTGTTCTACTCCTGCTAGGTTGCTTGCTGCATCTGAGATTCCTTCATCTTCAGCAGTTACTACAAGAGGTCCAACCTTTCTGACATATTTTCTTCCACGGTTAGCCCCCATTCCTCCTCTAACCTTTTTCTCGGAGACTCTGTCAAGCTCATCTTCAAGACCTAAGTCTTCTAGTGTCTCTTTCAGTTCCTGTGTCTTCTGGATTCCTGAAAGATCTTCCTCGACAAGAGGAAGGTCGCCTTCATAGTCGTGTTTCTCTGAGACTAGTTCTTCGTCAGCTGTTGCTGCGATTGCTGATCGAATTGCTTTTCTTCTTTCTTTGTCGTTGATTTCTTCTGTGAAGTCTTTCTGGCTTTTTGGAGGGTGTGCTGTTCGTCCACCTACAGTATTTGGCGCTTCTGCTCCGTCTCCATAGATCTGGCTTCCTCTTCTTACTCTGATCTTTCGAGGGGTTCTTGACATTCCTTTTCCTTTCTGTCCTCTGTATGCGTTTTGCTGTTTTTTCCAGTATACGACATGTCGGAGTCCTGCTTCTGGATCTGCTCCGTACTGCTGTCGTTTCTTGCTCTTGATTGAGAGATTGGCTCTCTTGATGATATCTGGCCTTACTCTCTCGTTAAATTGATTTGGTAAATCTGTCATCTTTCTTCACCTTATTTTTCGATGTGTGTTATTTCTGGGTTTCCTGGGTTTTCGTCTGTTCTTAGTGCTGTTCTTAGTCGGACTAGTCTTTCTGCTGGTCCTGGTACTGATCCTTTGACCAGGATGTAGTTGCTTTGGACTTCTCCGTAGTTCTTGAACCCTCCGTCTCTCTGTACTTCTTCGCTGTCTTCTCCGTGGCTGAGGATTCTCTTATTGTGTTCTGTACGATTATTGTATCCTTGTTGTCCTGGAAGTGGGATTCTCCAGCTGAGTTGGTCTGGGTGCCATGGTCCGACGTTTCCTGCCTTTCTTCTTTTCTTCTGTGTCTTGTGGTCTAGTCTCTTGATTCCGTATCTCTGGACTGGTCCTTCCATTCCTTTTCCTTTGGTTACTCCGATTACATCTGAGTATTCTCCTTCTTCGAATACATCGGAAAATTCGATTTCCTTTCCGATCATCTCTTCTGCGTATTCAAGCTGATCTTCGACTGAGCCTCCTAGGCCAAGTTCGAAGTTGGCAGGTTTCTTCTTGCTGATTCCTGCACGAGAAGGTTGTGTATGTACTAATAGTTTGACATCTGTTATTTCTGCTGAGTTTTCTTTTGCCTTCTCCAGGTTTTCCATGTTTCCTTCTTTTGGAATGTCTGTTGCTCTCTGGAGTTCTTTGGAAGGAGATTCTGTCCATGCTTCTGTGAAGACCTGTTTACCTGAGTTAAGGTCTTCGACATAGAATCTTGCTCCGTATACTCTGAGTGGTGGAGCTTCGAGTATTGTTACAGGTGTTGCAACTTCCTGTCCTTCTGTTGCTCCTTCTGTATCATCTATTCTGAGGACTCTGGTCATTCCGACCTTGTATCCTGCGTATCCTAATGGTTTTAGTTCGTCTGTATCTTCCCATGTACTTACATCTGGGTAGATTCTTTCAGCCCGTGTCTTAGGCTTGTATGCTAATGAACCGCTTCGTGATCTACTTTTCTTTGGCATTGTTGATGTTAAACCTCGCTATAGGCCTCCCTGAATGAGAGGCATAGACAATTTGTATTGTCAAATTCAACGACATACCTTTGTCTAGTCGCTGAATTCAATCACCAGAGGCCTCCTCCACAAGAGTAGGCTTGTCCCGACCGAGAAAAACTCTGTCGAGTAAATACGAAAAGTAAGACAAATTTTATAAATGGGTTGAGGCATCTAGATTAGATTCTAAAAATTAGAGCAGTATAAGTCAAATAAATGTCAACGGTACATAGGAAGGTAAAAAGTCATATTAAACCTGTTCGGAGTAGCGCAGGAAGAACTCCATATAGATGGATAGGTAAAATGTACTGGAACGTTCTTAAGGCTCCTTCTATGATACCTTCAGAGATAACTCAGATAATAACTTCTACGAAAATAAGAATAATACTGAAGATTGTAAGAACAGCGTATAAGCTCACAGTCGTACCTCTAGCAGACGCCAAAGCTTTGCAAAAGAGAAAATTTAACTTGGAAAAACCAATCGGGAAATTTATGCTAAAATCTGAAAAGATTGTTGGACAAAATTAGGTCAAACACCCTTCTCATTCCAGACCTTCTTGGATTCCTTCATCATATTTTCAACCTCTTTGGCAGAGAAACTTATCTCCGATCTTAGTTTTCTCATTTTTTCAAGCGGACGTTCAACCTTATCCATAATACATGGCTATTTTGAGCAGATAAAAATTCTTTCAATTAGCCAAAACTATCATAATACCTCATCCAGCTATACTGAGTATGCTCAAGACTGAAAACCTGTCAAAATGTTTTGGAGAGACTCAGGCTGTTTCTGATCTCAGTCTAGAGATTGAGAAAGGTGAGATAGTGGGGCTTTTAGGACCAAATGGTGCAGGGAAGACTACTACGATGCAGATGCTTTCAGGCCTTCTACAGCCAGATTCCGGATTAGTTACAATTGAGGATAGTTCTGTTCGAGACTCAGTCTCAGTCGTGTTTCAGGAAGTTGAGTATAGCTCCAAGTTGAAGGTTAGGGAGTTTCTGCACATGATGGCAGTTCTAAACGAAAATACATCAGAAGTAGATGAAGTAGTCGATTCCGTGAATCTCAGGGACTACCTTGATACTTTTGTCCCGGATCTTTCTGGAGGTAATAAGAAAAAGTTGAATATTGCTGCTGGGATGTTGAAGGATCCCGAGTATCTCCTTTTGGATGAGCCTAACGCAGGGCTTGATCCTCGTGCCCGGAAAGATGTCCGAGACATGATTCAGAAGTTTAAAAATGATAGAGGAGTTCTAGTTTCTACTCATTCTATGGAAGAGGCTGAAAAACTGTGTGATAGAGTTGTTATAATTGAAGATGGAGAAGAAATTGTTTCTGGCTCTCCAGAAGAATTGATACGCAACATTGACGCAGAATTTATTATCAAAGCAGAGGGTGATGTGCCCTCCGGTTTTGAGAGCGAGAATTCAGAGCAGAATGATTTCTTTGAGATTCATACGGATAAGCCTCATGAAGTAATAAAGCAGCTCGTTGAGTCTGGAGAAATGGAGGACTTAGATAATCTTTCGGTGGAAAAACCAGGTTTAGAAGATGTTTTCTTCGAGGTGACGGGTCGCAGATATGAGAAAAGTAATTGAGCTTCTGAAAGTTTACTTACTGGATACTTTGCGTAAATGGACGAATCTGCTTTTCGGAGTTTTAATGATGCTGGCAGTGCTGGCAATTACTGGCTTCGTGCTGAATCAAGGCACTACTGCTGAAATAGTGGCTTCTTATTCAGCTTTCATAGTTTCATATGCTGCTGTAAGTGCTGTTGCCTATTCAATAACAGGTGAAAAGGAGAAAGGGCTTTACCGGATGTACAGAAGCTCCAAGCTCTCCAAAGAGAATTATGTAATAGAAAAAGTAATTATGGCTTCACTACCCCTCATATTATCCGCTTTAATCATCGGAATAGGAGTAGCTGTATCAGATGTCGTTCTCAGCCGGCTAATAGCTCCAATACTTGTTTTATGTGTTCTATCTCACGCAGGGATCGGACTTATCTTCGCAGCTTACTTCGAGACACACGAAGACATGCAGAAAATAATTACACTATTCCTGATAGGAACAATGTTCCTAGCACCTGTATTTTACACCACAGAAGGACTTCCTAACATAGTACAACTAGCTCAAAACATCGTCCCACTTACATATGGAGTAGAATCAATGAGGGAAGTAATGGTTCAAGGCTCAAACCTTGGATCAATATGGAAAGATATGACCATGTTATCCGTACTGAGTGTTTTGACTATGTCGCTAGGATACAGGAAACTGGAATTCTAGAAAAGAAGGGACTTAGCCCTTCACATTCACTATCGGCCGCATCTGAACGACTTTCTCACCGATACCGAGCTCATCCGAAACTTTGATGACTTCGTCTATGTCTTTGTAACTGCCAGGTGCTTCTTCTTCGATGGTTTCTCCCGATGCTGCTTTGACGAAGATCTGATCGCGCTTCAGTTCTCTCTGTACATCTGCGGCTCGGTAGTCTTTCTTGGATTGTGTCCGGGATTTGAGTCGTCCTGCTCCGTGTGCTGTGCTGCCGAAGGATAGTTCCAATGATTTTTGTCCTCCTGATAGTATGTAGCTGGATGTTCCCATGCTTCCTGGAAGCAGTACTGGTTGTCCTGCTTCACTGTATGCTTCTGGTACTTCTGGTCTTCCAGAAGGCATTGCTCTGGTCGCTCCTTTTCTATGGACCAATAGTTCTTTTTCTTCGCCGTCGACTTCGTGTGTTTCTTCCTTGGCGATGTTGTGGCAGACATCGTAGACCAGTTCGGCCTCAGTATCGCCGAACAATGTGTCTAGGCTTTCTCTGACTGCCTGTGTTATTCCCTGGCGGTTGGCCCATGCGAAGTTTGCTGCTGCGAACATCGCGTTCTTGTAGTCCTGTGCCAGGTCATCGCCTAGAGGTGCGTAGATAAGCTCCTTTTCTGGCAAGTTTTCTACTATTTCCGGATAGTTCTTCTCGAACTCTCTGAGGTATTCTGTACATGTCTGATGTCCTAGTCCTCTGCTTCCTGAGTGGATCATAACGAGGATCTGTTCTTCTTCCAGACCGTATGCTTCTGCTTTTTCTTCGTTGAATACATTTTCTACTCTCTGTACTTCCAGGAAGTGGTTTCCGGAACCCAGAGACCCTACCTGCTTGATTCCTCTCTTTTTGGCATCTGAAGGAACTTTGTTTGGATCGCATTTTAGTCGACCGTTTTCTTCGCAGTGCTTGAGGTCTTCTTCTGTGGCGTGGTCGTTTTCCAGCATCCATTCCATTCCTTTATCTAGTATTTCATCTAGCTCGTCTTCATCGACATCGATGTAGCCTCCTTTTCCGAGCCCACATGGAACTTTGTTGTATAGTATGTTTGCGAGCTGCTGTTCCTTCCCTTTTATTTCTTCATATGTTAGATCTGTTTTTAGTACTCTTACGCCGCAGTTGATGTCGTAGCCGATTCCTCCTGGGCTTATTACTCCGTTTTCTTTGTTTACTGCTGCGACTCCGCCGATGGGGAAGCCGTATCCTTGGTGACCGTCCGGCATTACGATGGAGAATTTTTCCAGACCCGGCAGTGTTGCCATGTTTTTGACTTGTTGGAGTGTGTCGTCGTTTTTGATTTCTTTCAGTAGTTTGTCGTTGGCGTAGATTCTGGCCGGTTTGTTCATTTCTCCGGTTTTTGGTATCTGGTAGATGTTTTCTTCGAGTTGTTCGAGTTCCATGAAGAAGAAAGGTTTTGG from Candidatus Nanohalobium constans includes these protein-coding regions:
- a CDS encoding methyltransferase, whose product is MKSQYELELKSRENGNIYRFQSADGLNSKNSFRDEELLLVDEVQVEKTDRILVIQSGYGFLGAVLGDKAEFTVMQDTSSRACEFSKKNAKGNQVEGFNVENKAVEDIQEEFDKIIYAPADYEPVDLVKNRLTYASEKLTENGKIFLAGRKKSGIKRYRKHLQDAGDVQKIGSRGAIRAYRFKPQSNFSLSELDLEKEFRSEVDGFEADFTSSEGLFSHGKLDEGTRILLENLELSNPDKVLDLACGYGAISVFTAKMSDADLFLTDDSVRATEYAKRNLERNDIQCFEVKTGDCLDAFSGRKFDLIISNPPTHQGKGITEKIFSQAHDSLEKGGSFWLVYNQNMNYQAQLGQEFDRVEQIALQDNFKVVKAVK
- a CDS encoding GNAT family N-acetyltransferase, producing MPGTVFLKGEKINLRTIEEEDAEFLRDGVNHPDVRVWMSNTRPQNLDDEKEFIEEVVSKDDSINLMICQDGYPKGIISLIDQEDEGKIGELGIWLHPEFHGNGFGSEAAELLTDHAFNQLNYHKVYARAQKQNQPSIGIWEKLGFQKEGEFREHTYAQGSYQDVVYLGILQGEWQ
- a CDS encoding GNAT family N-acetyltransferase codes for the protein MKSKFLEKDDVVLRPIENDDAEFLRELINHRDVRSTIGKPPRPVNLKQEEDFIEAASEDEDTVKFLIEYQGEKAGEISLGGLEKPYRKSEFGISIHPDFHGQGIGSTATQLVVKYAFETLNRHKLRGGYIEGNEASRRIQEKAGLQEEGRERHYKYVDGKWKDVIWMSILEEEYFESRSER
- a CDS encoding translation initiation factor, with the protein product MSDTCTKCGMPQDLCVCDSIAREDQQITVKLDSRSYNKEMTVVTGLDDESDIKDLESTLKTKLACGGTHKDGQIELQGDHRRRIVDILEDEGFSRTNIEVK
- a CDS encoding uL14 family ribosomal protein, with the translated sequence MKPLGSNITRTLDLGAELTCADNSGAKELKIIGVKSRKGRRSRRESAGVGDIVKVKILRGDQEVKHQVFDAVVVRQAKEFQRPNGLSVKFEDNAAVLIEEETMLPKGNVTKGPIAKEVVQRFSPIGKIASKVV
- the rpsQ gene encoding 30S ribosomal protein S17; the encoded protein is MSQEYEVRGGVFTGRVISNKMQKSATVRWEHTQEIPKYERKERRNTKITVHVPEDMELEEGDTVKVGETRPISKTKSHVVMEKIEDEEQEGEE
- the rpmC gene encoding 50S ribosomal protein L29, with translation MKAEELRDKNDSELKEQIGDLQKELVQERGQIEVGGFADNPGQIKEMKKTIARIKTVLNERNN
- a CDS encoding ribonuclease P protein component 1 — protein: MPRTPENLPRHELIGLRVEIEEHPDSNKVGISGEVLDETRDMLRIEDKWVEKEGTTFVFELGEEKIRIKGDIIKKRPEDRVKMSIPDKWEQV
- a CDS encoding 30S ribosomal protein S3, giving the protein MQEKEFIQKGARKVRLHEFLEDELEGAGYSHAEIERTPTSTKIVVHAQKPGLVIGRGGSRIRELTSDMEEAFNFENPQIEVNEIEDADANAEVVAKSIADWLEKGGHAKRVGYTYLRRMKEAGAIGAEIEITGKLSGNRGRTEKFSFGYVKRCGNTSKDNVQKGYELARTKPGAIGVKVRIMKEMPDFLHRDVDVSEEVLHMSVEETQREKADRIQEIIVEAEDMTSASLEEAIETKEEQIKTDDISKDEVRDAFESVEDMEELEKEVEERVEEVKEEVEAVKEETGEEMAEDAEAVEEEVEDLEEEAEEIAEEAEDEVEEAAEEVEEELEEIGEEIEEIVSGTISDAKEAINDMSEPDFDALLHAEEDNKDRKTFKDWIETQKD
- a CDS encoding phosphotransferase family protein, yielding MNQDLKDEIESELGTGLDWEEVGEGLNTIYKLSSEAQTYILKIHTNHEGMESERFRAETEVLKNLHEKTEINTPEVVLETFSEGSDHEDFFVMEELEGESADQYKQQFSQSELEGIIFQYGEILARFHENTGFDEYGVLVDRGEGLEMLDGADKWTWSVEGLIDATESIIEDKWDEKPELYTEEAKKNLDELPENPKSVLLHQDNRLDNLLIKDDKINALIDWSHVRAGHNEYDLVKTEYDLIEGDLDFLPEEQKEKLKKKLYEGYRQEKQLETDKEFQERRNLYLYAITLWNMAGFPNYSSDWEEDRYKEKEEELKSKLKKNFQKLS